One Paenibacillus sp. FSL W8-0186 genomic window carries:
- a CDS encoding dipicolinate synthase subunit B, with protein sequence MNWQGKTVGYAITGSHCTFAEVMPQIKRFVDEGANVVPIVSHTVLTTDTRFGKSEDWRSQMKEITGNEIISSIVDAEPLGPTKLLDVLVIAPCTGTTTSKLANAVTDSPVLMAAKAQLRNGRPVVLAVSTNDGLGFNLANIAKLIVAKNIYFVPFGQDNPTGKPNSLVARMELVPEAAYAALEGKQYQPLIIERFR encoded by the coding sequence GTGAATTGGCAGGGTAAAACGGTAGGCTATGCGATAACAGGTTCGCATTGTACGTTTGCTGAAGTAATGCCGCAAATCAAGCGCTTTGTCGACGAGGGAGCCAATGTGGTTCCAATAGTATCTCATACGGTATTAACGACGGATACCCGGTTTGGCAAGTCGGAAGATTGGCGGAGTCAGATGAAGGAGATAACGGGGAATGAAATAATTTCCTCCATTGTCGATGCTGAGCCGCTAGGGCCTACGAAGCTGCTGGACGTTCTAGTTATTGCGCCATGCACCGGAACGACGACGAGCAAGCTTGCTAACGCGGTGACCGACAGTCCGGTATTGATGGCAGCGAAGGCCCAATTGCGTAATGGGCGCCCTGTCGTGTTGGCTGTATCAACGAATGACGGTCTTGGCTTCAACCTGGCTAATATCGCAAAATTAATCGTTGCTAAGAATATTTATTTCGTTCCTTTCGGACAGGATAATCCGACGGGCAAACCAAACTCCCTCGTGGCCAGAATGGAGCTCGTCCCCGAAGCAGCCTATGCCGCGCTGGAAGGTAAGCAATACCAGCCGCTGATTATTGAACGATTCAGATAA
- the rpsO gene encoding 30S ribosomal protein S15, with product MALTQERKQQLIEEHKTHESDTGSPEVQIAILTENIVNLTEHLRSHKKDHHSRRGLLKMVGQRRKLLAYLKNKDVRRYSALIEKLGLRR from the coding sequence ATGGCATTGACTCAAGAACGCAAACAACAACTGATCGAAGAGCACAAAACTCATGAATCCGATACAGGATCCCCAGAGGTGCAAATTGCTATCCTTACGGAGAACATTGTTAATTTGACCGAACACTTGCGCTCGCACAAGAAGGATCATCATTCCCGTCGCGGTCTATTGAAAATGGTCGGCCAACGTCGTAAGTTGTTGGCATACCTGAAGAACAAAGACGTAAGACGTTACTCCGCTTTGATCGAGAAGCTCGGATTGCGTCGTTAA
- a CDS encoding ribonuclease J — protein sequence MSKKMNNDKLTIFALGGVAEIGKNMYVVQYANDIVVIDAGLKFPEEDMLGIDIVIPDITYLTENRDKVRGIVLTHGHEDHIGGLPYVLKNLNVPVYGTKLTLGLVENKLKEAGLLGDTKRVLIHADSEVQLGSTLKATFFRTNHSIPDSVGVCIETPEGNVVHTGDFKFDHTPVNDQFADLHRMGEIGKKGVLALLSDSTNAEKPGFTPSEKNVGIVLDDIFRKAQQRVVVATFASNVHRIQQVIDAAYSTDRKLTIIGRSMVNVVTIASELGYLNVPDGILIEPEEVNKMAADRVVILCTGSQGEPMSALTRMARSTHRKVDILPGDTVIIAATPVPGNEKYVGRTIDELFRLGAEVIYSGSNSGVHVSGHGSQEELKLMLNLMRPKFFIPVHGEYRMLRKHALLGESVGVDPDNIFLLDIGEMVEIQNGVARKAGKVPAGNVLIDGLGVGDVGNIVLRDRKLLSQDGILVVVVTLSKQDGTIVSGPDIISRGFVYVRESEGLLEEANRIVSSTLEKLMSENVNEWASLKTNVKDALGRFLYEQTRRRPMILPIIMEV from the coding sequence TTGTCCAAAAAAATGAATAATGATAAATTGACGATCTTTGCATTGGGCGGCGTAGCGGAAATCGGAAAGAACATGTACGTCGTTCAGTATGCCAATGACATCGTTGTAATTGATGCTGGCCTTAAATTTCCAGAAGAGGACATGCTTGGCATTGACATCGTCATTCCCGATATCACTTACTTGACGGAGAACCGTGACAAAGTAAGAGGCATCGTGCTTACGCACGGGCATGAAGACCATATCGGCGGCTTGCCTTATGTACTCAAAAACTTGAATGTTCCCGTATACGGAACCAAATTAACGTTAGGTCTGGTCGAGAACAAGCTGAAGGAAGCCGGCTTGCTGGGCGATACGAAGCGCGTGCTCATTCATGCCGACTCGGAAGTGCAGCTGGGGTCGACGCTTAAAGCGACATTCTTCAGAACAAATCACAGTATTCCTGATTCGGTTGGGGTGTGCATTGAAACGCCGGAAGGCAACGTAGTTCACACAGGTGACTTCAAATTTGATCATACTCCAGTCAATGATCAATTTGCTGATTTGCACCGCATGGGGGAAATCGGCAAGAAAGGGGTACTAGCGCTTTTATCGGATAGTACGAATGCGGAGAAACCTGGTTTCACACCGTCGGAGAAAAATGTCGGCATCGTCCTGGATGATATCTTCCGCAAGGCTCAGCAGCGTGTCGTTGTTGCTACATTTGCTTCCAACGTGCACCGGATTCAACAGGTAATCGATGCGGCTTATTCGACGGACCGCAAGCTGACGATTATCGGACGCAGCATGGTTAACGTCGTGACGATTGCTTCGGAGCTCGGATATCTGAACGTCCCTGACGGCATTCTGATCGAGCCGGAAGAAGTAAACAAAATGGCTGCGGACCGCGTCGTCATTTTATGTACAGGCAGCCAAGGCGAGCCGATGTCGGCGTTAACACGCATGGCCCGTTCCACACATCGCAAGGTCGATATTTTGCCTGGGGATACGGTGATCATCGCAGCGACTCCTGTACCTGGTAACGAAAAATACGTGGGACGGACGATCGATGAACTGTTCCGGTTAGGCGCCGAGGTGATTTACAGCGGCTCGAATTCCGGTGTTCACGTATCCGGCCATGGCAGCCAGGAAGAATTGAAATTAATGCTGAATTTGATGCGACCTAAATTTTTCATCCCCGTCCACGGGGAATACCGCATGCTGCGGAAGCATGCGCTGCTCGGAGAATCCGTCGGCGTTGACCCGGATAATATTTTTCTGCTCGATATTGGCGAGATGGTGGAAATCCAGAACGGCGTTGCTCGTAAGGCCGGTAAAGTTCCAGCAGGCAACGTTCTGATTGATGGCCTTGGAGTTGGCGACGTAGGTAATATCGTGCTTCGCGATCGTAAGCTCCTGTCTCAGGACGGCATTCTGGTCGTCGTCGTTACGCTGAGCAAGCAGGATGGAACAATCGTATCCGGTCCGGATATTATTTCCAGAGGTTTCGTATACGTAAGGGAGTCCGAGGGCCTGCTTGAAGAGGCGAACCGGATCGTCTCCAGCACGTTGGAGAAATTAATGAGCGAGAACGTTAACGAATGGGCTTCGCTCAAGACCAATGTCAAGGATGCACTGGGACGCTTCCTCTATGAGCAAACCCGACGCAGACCGATGATATTGCCGATCATTATGGAAGTGTAA
- the dapG gene encoding aspartate kinase, with the protein MHIMVQKFGGTSLSSAEAREHVISHIRRELDNGYRLVVVVSAMGRKGDPYATDTLLDLIEQAGGSLSSREQDLLLCCGEIISASLLSSLLQREGILSTVLTGAQAGFRTDSQFGNARILDVVPTRVLEELENRNVVIVTGFQGQNVNGEFTTLGRGGSDTSATALGAALHAEMVDIYTDVNGILTADPRIVEDARALTHVSYAEICNMAHQGAKVIHPRAVEIAMQSGIPIRVRSTFSQSEGTLVANPEGIRDVQTGVVDRYVTGIAYVGNVTQITVQSSGQSEANLQLQVFKAMAAHAISVDFINVTPSGVVYTVFDNNAGKAKAILESMGFSPRILSGCAKVSVIGGGINGVPGIMAQIVEALTEQGIQILQSADSNTTIWVLVNKEDMVQALRALHTKFELAHQ; encoded by the coding sequence ATGCACATTATGGTGCAGAAGTTCGGCGGCACATCCCTCTCCTCTGCAGAAGCGAGGGAGCATGTCATTTCACACATTCGCCGGGAACTGGATAACGGCTACCGGCTTGTTGTTGTAGTATCGGCTATGGGCCGGAAGGGAGATCCCTATGCAACGGATACGCTGCTTGATCTGATCGAGCAGGCGGGGGGATCTCTTTCCTCGCGAGAACAGGATTTACTGCTGTGCTGCGGTGAAATCATATCCGCCAGCTTGCTCAGCAGTCTGCTGCAGCGCGAGGGTATTCTATCCACCGTACTGACGGGAGCTCAGGCAGGATTCAGAACGGACAGCCAATTCGGCAATGCCCGCATTCTTGATGTTGTTCCCACCCGCGTGCTTGAGGAATTGGAGAACCGGAACGTCGTGATCGTGACGGGGTTCCAGGGACAGAACGTGAACGGTGAATTTACGACGTTGGGACGGGGCGGCAGCGACACTTCGGCTACGGCGCTGGGTGCGGCGCTGCATGCGGAAATGGTTGATATTTATACAGATGTCAACGGCATATTGACAGCCGACCCGCGCATTGTCGAGGATGCCAGGGCTCTGACGCATGTCAGTTATGCCGAAATCTGCAATATGGCCCATCAGGGAGCTAAGGTCATTCATCCTCGTGCAGTTGAGATTGCAATGCAGTCCGGCATACCCATTCGAGTCCGCTCCACGTTTTCGCAAAGCGAAGGGACACTGGTTGCCAATCCTGAAGGCATTAGAGATGTACAGACAGGGGTTGTCGACAGATATGTTACCGGAATAGCGTACGTCGGAAATGTAACCCAGATTACGGTGCAATCTTCCGGACAATCTGAGGCGAATTTGCAGCTGCAGGTGTTCAAAGCAATGGCTGCACACGCGATCAGCGTCGATTTTATTAATGTAACCCCTTCGGGGGTCGTTTATACGGTATTTGACAATAATGCAGGGAAAGCGAAAGCGATTTTGGAATCAATGGGCTTCTCTCCCCGCATATTAAGCGGATGCGCTAAGGTGTCCGTCATCGGCGGCGGGATTAACGGGGTGCCGGGAATTATGGCTCAGATCGTTGAAGCACTAACCGAGCAGGGCATTCAAATATTGCAGTCTGCGGACTCAAATACGACGATATGGGTGCTCGTGAACAAAGAGGACATGGTACAGGCACTTAGGGCGCTGCACACCAAGTTCGAGCTTGCCCATCAGTGA
- the dpsA gene encoding dipicolinate synthase subunit DpsA, translating into MLTGLTIVFIGGDARQIQIINKCTELDATVKVVGFEQWEPPLSGVSHEKLSPGLLMRADVIVFPVIGCNDQGVVDSPFANDEVVLTKDMFAEIREETVVYTGMAKSLLKRMAAEFSFKLIELLERDDVAIFNSIPTAEGAIMMAIQHTDITIHGSTCIVLGIGRTGFTLAQTLQGLGATVKVGVRREDQAARAIQMGWKPFVATDLRAYTGEIDLIFNTIPTMIVTAQIISKLPRNVVIIDLASAPGGTDFRFAEKRGIKALLAPGLPGIVAPKTAGIIMANTICQSISEEFHLRGDEM; encoded by the coding sequence ATGCTTACCGGACTAACAATTGTATTTATTGGCGGAGATGCTCGGCAGATTCAAATTATTAACAAGTGTACGGAGCTTGACGCTACAGTGAAGGTAGTCGGCTTCGAACAATGGGAGCCTCCTCTATCCGGAGTATCGCATGAGAAGCTGTCTCCCGGTTTGCTAATGCGGGCCGACGTTATCGTGTTTCCAGTGATCGGCTGCAATGACCAAGGCGTTGTCGACTCGCCGTTTGCGAACGACGAGGTTGTGCTGACGAAAGATATGTTTGCGGAAATCCGGGAAGAGACAGTAGTTTATACAGGCATGGCCAAAAGTTTATTGAAACGCATGGCCGCCGAATTCAGTTTCAAGTTAATCGAGCTGCTTGAGCGGGATGATGTGGCGATATTCAACTCGATACCAACGGCTGAAGGAGCCATCATGATGGCGATTCAGCATACCGACATTACGATTCATGGTTCGACCTGTATCGTGCTGGGCATAGGAAGGACTGGGTTTACCTTGGCGCAAACCTTGCAGGGCCTAGGAGCAACCGTGAAGGTAGGGGTTCGCCGGGAAGATCAGGCAGCCAGAGCTATCCAAATGGGATGGAAGCCTTTCGTAGCAACGGATTTGAGGGCTTATACGGGGGAAATCGACTTGATTTTTAACACGATTCCGACTATGATAGTCACAGCACAAATCATCTCGAAATTGCCCCGGAACGTCGTCATTATTGATCTTGCTTCGGCTCCAGGAGGAACTGATTTTCGCTTTGCGGAGAAGCGGGGAATCAAGGCGCTTCTGGCCCCTGGTTTGCCCGGAATCGTCGCTCCTAAGACAGCAGGGATCATAATGGCGAATACGATCTGTCAGTCGATATCGGAAGAGTTCCATTTACGGGGGGATGAAATGTGA
- the dut gene encoding dUTP diphosphatase: MNLSYEVEIKRLAGNEDLELPQKMSLQASGFDLYAAITDEVVLNPGQRTLIPTGFALAMPAGLEAQIRPRSGLAFKHGITCLNSPGTIDADYRGEVKVLLINHGDEPFTFRRGERIAQMVFQIVPDVNLVQVEELSETVRGSGGFGHTGKN; the protein is encoded by the coding sequence ATGAACTTGTCGTATGAAGTGGAAATTAAACGTTTAGCAGGAAATGAAGATCTTGAGCTGCCGCAGAAGATGTCTTTGCAGGCTTCCGGCTTTGATCTATATGCCGCAATTACCGATGAAGTTGTGCTGAATCCGGGACAGCGCACCTTGATTCCGACTGGTTTTGCCCTAGCCATGCCGGCTGGCCTGGAAGCCCAAATCCGACCGCGCAGCGGACTAGCGTTCAAGCATGGCATTACCTGCCTCAATAGTCCTGGTACAATCGATGCCGACTACCGGGGAGAGGTAAAAGTGCTGTTGATCAACCACGGGGACGAGCCCTTTACCTTCCGGAGGGGAGAGCGCATTGCGCAAATGGTATTCCAAATCGTCCCTGATGTTAACCTCGTCCAGGTTGAGGAATTGTCTGAAACTGTGCGCGGTTCCGGGGGATTCGGCCATACCGGAAAAAATTGA
- the pnp gene encoding polyribonucleotide nucleotidyltransferase — protein MEKHVKMQLGGRPLILETGRLAKQANAAVMVRYGDTAVLCTVTASSEPKDLDFFPLTVNYEEKLYAVGKIPGGFIKREGRPSEKAILASRLTDRPIRPLFPEGFRNDVQIVNLVMSVDQDCEPEIAAMIGTSAALSISDVPFNGPIGGVAVGRVDGQFIINPDVAQQEASDIYVVVAGTKDAIMMVEAEANEVPEEVMLEAIMFGHEEIKNIVAVIEELVAIAGKEKMEVKLHSVDDEVNREVREFAASRLIEAVRIAEKHARQDAIDAINEETVAHFEEKYIESPELLKDVMEVLHDIVKEEVRRLITHDKIRPDGRKLEEIRPIECDISLLPRTHGSGLFTRGQTQALSVCTLGALGDVQILDGIDLEESKRFMHHYNFPPFSVGEARPLRAPGRREVGHGALGERALSKVIPPESEFPYTIRLVSEVLESNGSTSQASICASTLAMMDAGVPIKAPVAGVAMGLIKDGDQVSILSDIQGMEDHLGDMDFKVAGTAEGVTAIQMDIKIDGIDRQILTDALTQAREGRMHILSKMMERIQKPKESLSPYAPKILIMNINPDKIRDVIGAGGKIINKIIEETGVKIDIEQDGRVFIASANEEMNNKARSIIEGIVKEVVVGEIYVGTVKRIEKFGAFVEILPGKDGLVHISQLSTERVAKVEDVVAIGDTITVKVTEIDQQGRVNLSRKAVLTAEAAKSTT, from the coding sequence ATGGAGAAACATGTGAAAATGCAGTTGGGAGGAAGACCTCTTATACTGGAAACTGGCCGCTTGGCAAAACAAGCAAACGCAGCCGTTATGGTCCGTTACGGCGATACAGCCGTGTTGTGTACGGTAACAGCATCCTCCGAGCCGAAGGATCTTGATTTCTTTCCGCTCACTGTAAATTATGAGGAGAAGCTCTACGCCGTAGGTAAAATTCCGGGAGGCTTTATCAAACGCGAAGGCCGTCCCAGCGAGAAAGCGATTTTGGCGAGCCGTTTGACTGACCGTCCGATTCGTCCGCTGTTCCCAGAGGGATTCCGCAACGATGTGCAAATCGTAAACCTCGTTATGAGCGTTGACCAAGACTGCGAACCAGAAATTGCGGCGATGATCGGTACTTCGGCAGCGCTGAGCATTTCGGATGTCCCGTTTAATGGACCGATTGGCGGCGTAGCTGTCGGCCGTGTTGACGGACAGTTTATTATTAATCCGGATGTTGCCCAGCAGGAAGCAAGCGATATTTATGTCGTGGTGGCGGGTACGAAGGATGCCATTATGATGGTGGAAGCCGAAGCAAATGAAGTGCCAGAAGAAGTTATGCTTGAGGCGATCATGTTTGGCCATGAGGAAATCAAAAATATCGTGGCGGTTATTGAAGAACTCGTTGCCATTGCCGGCAAAGAGAAGATGGAAGTTAAGCTTCATTCCGTAGATGACGAAGTCAATCGCGAGGTTCGTGAATTTGCGGCAAGTCGTCTAATCGAAGCGGTTAGAATTGCCGAGAAGCATGCTCGTCAGGATGCGATCGACGCCATCAACGAGGAAACCGTAGCTCATTTTGAGGAGAAGTACATAGAGTCTCCAGAGCTTCTTAAAGACGTGATGGAGGTACTTCACGATATCGTTAAGGAAGAAGTGCGCCGTCTGATTACCCATGATAAGATCCGTCCAGATGGCCGGAAACTGGAAGAAATCCGTCCGATCGAGTGCGACATCAGCCTGCTGCCGCGCACGCATGGATCAGGCTTGTTTACGCGTGGCCAAACGCAGGCGCTCAGCGTATGTACGCTTGGTGCACTAGGCGACGTGCAAATTCTTGACGGAATTGATCTGGAAGAATCCAAGCGCTTTATGCATCACTACAACTTCCCTCCGTTTAGCGTGGGCGAAGCTCGTCCGCTGCGTGCGCCGGGACGACGTGAAGTGGGACACGGAGCTCTTGGCGAAAGAGCATTGTCCAAAGTCATCCCGCCAGAATCGGAGTTCCCGTACACCATTCGTCTTGTCTCCGAGGTATTGGAATCGAACGGTTCTACCTCGCAAGCCAGCATTTGCGCAAGTACGCTTGCGATGATGGACGCTGGCGTACCGATTAAGGCGCCTGTAGCGGGTGTCGCGATGGGTCTGATCAAGGATGGCGATCAAGTGTCGATTCTGAGCGATATTCAAGGCATGGAAGATCACTTGGGCGACATGGACTTTAAAGTAGCCGGTACTGCGGAAGGTGTAACTGCGATCCAGATGGATATTAAAATCGATGGCATCGACCGCCAAATTCTTACCGACGCTTTGACCCAGGCGAGAGAAGGCCGTATGCACATCCTTTCCAAAATGATGGAGCGTATCCAGAAGCCGAAGGAAAGCTTGTCTCCATATGCGCCTAAGATTCTTATCATGAACATCAACCCTGACAAAATTCGCGATGTGATCGGCGCAGGCGGCAAAATCATCAACAAGATTATTGAAGAAACCGGCGTGAAAATCGATATCGAACAGGATGGCCGCGTATTCATTGCTTCTGCGAACGAAGAGATGAACAATAAGGCGCGTTCGATCATTGAAGGCATCGTGAAAGAAGTTGTTGTCGGTGAGATTTATGTGGGTACGGTAAAACGGATCGAGAAATTCGGCGCTTTCGTGGAGATTCTACCAGGCAAAGACGGTCTGGTTCATATTTCGCAGCTTTCTACAGAGCGTGTTGCTAAGGTGGAAGATGTTGTCGCTATCGGTGATACGATAACCGTCAAGGTTACGGAAATCGACCAGCAAGGTCGCGTGAATCTTTCCCGCAAAGCAGTGTTAACTGCAGAGGCAGCCAAATCAACAACTTAA
- a CDS encoding pitrilysin family protein, translating to MHKTQLKNGLRVVMEKIPTFRSVSFGIWVKTGSRNESPDLGGISHFIEHMLFKGTERYDAKEIAEQFDAIGGNVNAFTSKEYTCYYAKVLDEHLPIAVDVLSDMFFRSLFDEEELRKEKNVILEEIAMYEDTPDDMVHDLISEAAYGTHPLALPILGTEKQLQAMDSSHLKAYMREKYTVDNTVISIAGNYDDNILELLEKHFGDFGSRGAESALAAPDFLGGMKFHRKKTEQNHICLSFPGLQIGDKNQYAMVLLNNALGGGMSSRLFQEIREKRGLAYSVYSYHSSHADSGLFTVYAGTAPKQTKDVLELTKEILHDVSRKGLTESELSKGKEQLKGSLILSLESTSSRMNRLGKNELMLGRHYTLDEIISRIEAVTMEDIGDVLQGMFKQPYALAMVGSSDRVLSGIRRDELVV from the coding sequence GTGCACAAAACACAACTTAAAAACGGCCTGCGGGTAGTTATGGAGAAAATTCCAACCTTCCGTTCAGTATCGTTTGGTATATGGGTGAAAACTGGATCACGGAACGAAAGTCCTGATTTAGGCGGTATTTCTCATTTTATAGAACACATGCTGTTCAAGGGGACCGAGCGGTATGATGCTAAAGAGATCGCCGAGCAGTTTGACGCAATTGGCGGCAACGTAAATGCTTTTACGTCAAAAGAATATACGTGTTATTATGCAAAAGTGCTGGATGAGCATTTGCCGATTGCGGTGGATGTGTTATCCGATATGTTCTTCAGATCGTTGTTCGATGAGGAAGAGCTGCGCAAAGAGAAAAATGTCATTTTGGAAGAAATCGCGATGTATGAAGATACGCCGGATGACATGGTCCATGACCTAATTTCTGAGGCAGCCTATGGAACTCATCCTCTTGCCTTGCCTATTCTGGGGACGGAGAAGCAGCTGCAGGCAATGGACTCCTCCCATTTGAAAGCATATATGAGGGAAAAATATACGGTCGACAACACGGTCATCAGCATTGCCGGGAACTATGACGATAACATTCTTGAGCTGCTGGAGAAGCATTTTGGCGATTTTGGCTCTAGGGGAGCGGAGAGCGCTCTGGCTGCGCCTGATTTTCTCGGGGGAATGAAGTTCCATCGTAAGAAGACAGAGCAAAATCACATTTGCTTATCTTTCCCCGGGCTGCAAATCGGCGATAAAAACCAGTATGCTATGGTGCTGTTGAACAATGCCTTGGGCGGCGGGATGAGCTCAAGGTTGTTCCAGGAAATCCGCGAGAAGCGGGGACTCGCCTATTCCGTATATTCTTACCATAGCTCGCATGCGGATAGCGGTCTTTTTACCGTATATGCGGGGACGGCGCCTAAGCAAACCAAGGACGTTCTGGAGCTGACCAAGGAAATACTGCATGACGTCTCGCGCAAAGGGCTTACCGAGAGCGAACTGAGCAAAGGGAAAGAGCAGTTGAAAGGAAGCTTAATCCTTAGCCTGGAGAGTACGAGCAGCCGGATGAACCGGCTTGGCAAGAACGAGCTGATGCTCGGACGCCATTACACGCTGGATGAAATTATTTCTCGAATCGAAGCAGTAACGATGGAGGATATCGGTGATGTGCTGCAAGGGATGTTTAAACAGCCCTATGCGCTGGCTATGGTCGGTTCCTCTGATCGCGTCTTATCAGGAATAAGGAGAGATGAACTTGTCGTATGA
- the dapA gene encoding 4-hydroxy-tetrahydrodipicolinate synthase, which produces MDFGRLITAMVTPFDDQGVIDWEQTARLIDYLIDEQKSDALVICGTTGESPTLSEEEKLSLFEFALKQANGRCKIIAGTGSNNTAESIQLTAKAEKCGVDGVLLVAPYYNKPNQEGLYRHFEAIARSTELPVMLYNVPSRTVIGLTAETTLRLAQLPNVVATKECASLEQVTQIVAGAPEGFKVYSGDDSATLPAMSVGAYGIVSVASHIIGHQMKEMIGAFLDGRVVESAKLHQRLLPVFKGLFECPHPVPNPVAVKYALNQTGFAVGSVRLPLVPPTEAEAAFIRNLLP; this is translated from the coding sequence ATGGATTTCGGAAGATTGATTACGGCCATGGTAACTCCTTTCGATGACCAAGGGGTTATCGACTGGGAGCAGACGGCTAGGCTAATTGACTATTTGATCGATGAGCAGAAATCAGATGCTCTGGTCATTTGCGGTACGACGGGGGAATCACCAACACTAAGCGAAGAAGAGAAACTTTCTCTTTTCGAATTTGCCTTAAAACAAGCCAACGGGCGCTGCAAAATCATTGCCGGCACCGGGAGCAACAATACGGCAGAGTCCATTCAATTGACGGCGAAGGCAGAGAAGTGCGGCGTCGATGGTGTGCTGCTCGTCGCGCCATATTACAATAAGCCCAATCAAGAAGGCTTGTATCGCCATTTCGAAGCGATTGCCCGTTCGACGGAGCTTCCGGTCATGCTGTACAATGTACCAAGCCGTACGGTGATCGGCCTCACGGCTGAAACAACACTGCGCCTGGCCCAACTTCCAAATGTGGTTGCGACTAAAGAATGCGCATCTTTAGAGCAGGTGACCCAAATCGTTGCCGGTGCTCCTGAAGGCTTCAAAGTATATTCCGGGGACGATTCCGCGACCTTGCCGGCCATGTCTGTCGGCGCCTATGGCATCGTCAGCGTAGCCAGCCATATTATTGGCCATCAGATGAAGGAAATGATCGGAGCATTCTTGGATGGCCGAGTGGTCGAATCCGCCAAATTGCATCAGCGGCTGCTTCCGGTATTCAAAGGGCTGTTCGAATGTCCGCATCCGGTTCCAAACCCGGTTGCCGTTAAATATGCGCTAAACCAAACTGGTTTTGCCGTAGGCTCTGTACGTTTGCCGCTTGTACCGCCTACGGAAGCAGAGGCTGCGTTTATCCGCAATCTGCTCCCTTAA
- a CDS encoding polysaccharide deacetylase family protein — protein sequence MYRNKLIAILLGFVVVIVFWQWGGIRAFVEESSVRQSGDFAFRLIAEASDDDLMKVIREEAAKRREEPVDAVIDRVWKAIPGYNGIEVDIEKTYQKAKELPRGADIPYQYREVKPHVNLEDLAPEPIYRGNPNKPMVALMINVAWGNEYIVPMLDTLDEAKVKATFFLDGSWLKKNVEIAQEIQKRGHQLENHAYSHPNMSQLDDYRARLEISKTKDLLKSELNVDNRWFAPPSGDFDARTVRQAADYGLKTVLWTLDTVDWKKPLPSSIVQKISAKVAPGTLILMHPTESSSRALKDMIAVIREKGLVLGTVEETLSSDRVWKPGS from the coding sequence ATGTATCGGAATAAACTCATCGCGATATTGCTTGGCTTCGTCGTCGTAATTGTATTTTGGCAGTGGGGAGGAATAAGGGCTTTCGTGGAAGAAAGCTCGGTGAGGCAAAGCGGTGATTTTGCATTCCGACTTATTGCAGAAGCGAGCGACGATGATCTGATGAAGGTTATTCGGGAGGAAGCCGCGAAACGGCGTGAGGAGCCTGTAGATGCGGTCATAGACCGTGTATGGAAGGCGATCCCAGGTTATAACGGAATTGAAGTGGACATTGAGAAGACATATCAAAAAGCCAAAGAGCTCCCGCGGGGGGCCGATATTCCCTACCAGTACCGTGAAGTGAAGCCACACGTCAATTTGGAGGATTTGGCGCCGGAGCCGATTTACCGCGGAAATCCAAACAAACCGATGGTGGCCTTAATGATTAATGTCGCTTGGGGGAACGAGTATATTGTCCCGATGCTGGATACGCTGGACGAAGCCAAAGTCAAAGCTACCTTTTTTCTGGATGGGAGCTGGCTGAAGAAAAACGTGGAAATCGCCCAGGAAATCCAAAAGAGGGGACATCAGCTGGAGAACCATGCCTATTCTCATCCGAACATGAGCCAATTGGATGATTACCGGGCCAGATTGGAAATTTCCAAAACGAAGGATTTGCTCAAAAGCGAGCTGAACGTGGACAATCGCTGGTTTGCACCGCCTTCCGGAGATTTTGATGCGCGTACCGTGCGGCAGGCTGCCGATTATGGATTGAAAACAGTGCTGTGGACGCTAGATACCGTCGATTGGAAAAAACCGCTTCCGTCCAGCATCGTTCAGAAAATATCGGCGAAGGTAGCTCCCGGAACGCTTATATTGATGCATCCGACCGAATCATCCAGCCGGGCGTTAAAGGATATGATCGCTGTAATTCGTGAGAAAGGATTAGTACTTGGAACCGTAGAGGAGACGTTGTCAAGCGATCGCGTATGGAAGCCGGGGAGTTGA